In Tachysurus vachellii isolate PV-2020 chromosome 1, HZAU_Pvac_v1, whole genome shotgun sequence, a genomic segment contains:
- the hes6 gene encoding transcription cofactor HES-6 isoform X1 — protein sequence MAPASRNGKSEDDYCGIKGDRKTRKPLVEKKRRARINESLQELRLLLTDSDAHTKMENAEVLEMTVKHVESILQNRAKAADSISREASERFAAGYIQCMHEVHTFVSSCPGIDATIAADLLNHLLECMPLNDEDRFQDLLSDLMGDCAWPGEGMYAVLSPREGSANGRPTDLSPSPSSTLSDDLCSDIDETDTEHSHVDSRDNQDNLPTVFYSKSVWRPW from the exons ATGGCCCCTGCATCCCGCAATGGCAAGAGTGAGGATGACTACTGTGGGATCAAAGGAGACCGAAAG ACGAGAAAGCCCTTGGTGGAGAAAAAGAGGCGCGCCCGCATTAATGAAAGTTTACAGGAGCTGCGCCTGCTACTAACAGACTCAGAC GCGCATACAAAGATGGAGAACGCTGAAGTCCTGGAAATGACCGTGAAACACGTGGAAAGTATTCTTCAAAACAGAGCAAAAG CAGCTGACAGCATCAGTCGTGAGGCGAGTGAGCGTTTCGCTGCAGGTTATATTCAGTGTATGCATGAAGTGCACACGTTCGTGTCCAGCTGTCCCGGTATAGACGCCACCATTGCTGCGGACCTGCTCAACCATCTGCTGGAGTGTATGCCTCTGAATGACGAAGATCGCTTCCAAGATCTGCTTTCTGATTTAATGGGAGACTGTGCTTGGCCGGGCGAGGGGATGTACGCCGTGCTTTCCCCACGTGAAGGAAGTGCCAACGGCAGACCTACggatctctctccatctccatccaGCACATTAAGTGATGATCTGTGCTCTGACATCGACGAGACTGACACCGAGCACAGTCACGTAGACAGTCGGGACAATCAGGATAATCTGCCCActgtattttattctaaatcTGTTTGGAGGCCTTGGTAG
- the hes6 gene encoding transcription cofactor HES-6 isoform X2 produces the protein MAPASRNGKSEDDYCGIKGDRKTRKPLVEKKRRARINESLQELRLLLTDSDAHTKMENAEVLEMTVKHVESILQNRAKADSISREASERFAAGYIQCMHEVHTFVSSCPGIDATIAADLLNHLLECMPLNDEDRFQDLLSDLMGDCAWPGEGMYAVLSPREGSANGRPTDLSPSPSSTLSDDLCSDIDETDTEHSHVDSRDNQDNLPTVFYSKSVWRPW, from the exons ATGGCCCCTGCATCCCGCAATGGCAAGAGTGAGGATGACTACTGTGGGATCAAAGGAGACCGAAAG ACGAGAAAGCCCTTGGTGGAGAAAAAGAGGCGCGCCCGCATTAATGAAAGTTTACAGGAGCTGCGCCTGCTACTAACAGACTCAGAC GCGCATACAAAGATGGAGAACGCTGAAGTCCTGGAAATGACCGTGAAACACGTGGAAAGTATTCTTCAAAACAGAGCAAAAG CTGACAGCATCAGTCGTGAGGCGAGTGAGCGTTTCGCTGCAGGTTATATTCAGTGTATGCATGAAGTGCACACGTTCGTGTCCAGCTGTCCCGGTATAGACGCCACCATTGCTGCGGACCTGCTCAACCATCTGCTGGAGTGTATGCCTCTGAATGACGAAGATCGCTTCCAAGATCTGCTTTCTGATTTAATGGGAGACTGTGCTTGGCCGGGCGAGGGGATGTACGCCGTGCTTTCCCCACGTGAAGGAAGTGCCAACGGCAGACCTACggatctctctccatctccatccaGCACATTAAGTGATGATCTGTGCTCTGACATCGACGAGACTGACACCGAGCACAGTCACGTAGACAGTCGGGACAATCAGGATAATCTGCCCActgtattttattctaaatcTGTTTGGAGGCCTTGGTAG